The Paraburkholderia sp. PREW-6R genomic interval ACCCGCGCTTGCCGCGTCGTCGGTGAAAGCGCTGGGCATCAGAACCCCTACTACCGCCGAACCAGGCACCCTGGTGCCGGGCGGGCGCCGTCAGACGCTCACGTTCGCCGACCTCGGCGCGCTGGACCCGCTGCAATTGCGCGGCACCGACGGCCAGAACGGCGTCGCGTTCTCGGTGCGCGGCGACGAAGTGGTGACGGGCGCCATCCTGCATCTGGTGTACAGCTACTCGCCCGCGCTGCTTTCGAATCTCTCGCAACTGAAAGTGCTGGTGAACGGCGAGGTGGCGGCGACGCTTCCCGTGCCGCACGAACAGGCCGGCATCCTGGTGGCGCGCGACGTGTCGATCGATCCGCGCTTCATCACCGAATTCAATCACCTGAACGTGCAGCTGATCGGCCATTACACGACAAGCTGCGAAGACCCGGCGAACTCCGCGCTGTGGGCCACGGTCAGCAACGCGAGTTCGCTCGATCTGACCTACGCGTCGCTCGCGAGCAAACCGGATCTGGCCGCGCTGCCGCAACCGTTCTTCGACCGCCGCGACGTGCGGCGTCTGGAACTGCCGTTCGTGTTCCCGCAGAAGCCCGGTCCCGGCACGCTGGAAGCCGGCGGTATCGTCGCTTCGTGGTTCGGCGCGCTCGCCGGCTATCGCGGCGCGCTGTTCCCCGCGCAGCTGGATAACGCGCCGCTGTCGGGCAACGCCGTGGTGTTCGCGACCGACGACCAGCGCCCCGCCGGCGTCACGATTCCGGCCATCTCAGGCCCGACCATCGCCGTGGTGGACCGTGAAGCGCCCGCGCGCGGCAAGCTGCTGCTCGTGCTGGGCCGCACCGAGGCGGAACTGAAGACCGCCGCGAAATCGCTCGGCATCGGGCAGAACACGCTGACCGGTCCGAGCGCGACGATCACCCGCCTGAACGAACTCGCGCCGCGCGCGCCGTACGACGCGCCGAACTGGCTGCCGACCAATCGCGCCGTGCGTTTCGGCGAGCTGGCCGATGCGCGCGACCTGACCGTCTCCGGTTATGACGCCGACGCTGTCCACGTGAACCTGCGCGTGCCGCCCGATCTGTTCATGTGGCACACCAAAGGCGCGCCCATCGATCTGCGCTACCGTTACACCGTGCGTCCGAAGACGGACCGCTCGTCGCTCAATATCAGCGTGAACAATGGCTTTGTCGGCGCGATGCCGATTCCGGCGGAGACGGCTTCCGTGTTCGAACTGAGCCATTACTTCGCGCACGTATTGCCGGACAAAACCGCCGAAGCGAGCCGCATGGTCTACATTCCGCCGCTGCTGCTCACGCCGCGCACGCAGCTTCGCCTGCACTTCTTCTACGACATTCCGAACACCGGCGAATGCCACGGGCGTCTGCTGCAGAACGTAGTGGGCGCAATCGATCCGAATTCGACGATCGACCTCTCGTCGTTCCCGCACTACATGGCGCTGCCCGATCTGGCGGCGTTCGCCAACAGCGGCTTTCCGTTCACGCGCATGGCGGACCTCTCCGAGACCGCCGTGATCCTGCCGAACGACGCCGATTCGAGTGACTACAGCCTGTATCTGCTGACCATGGGCCGCATGGGCGCGTCCACGGGTTATCCGGCGACCGGCGTGACCGTCGGCACTGCCGACGACGCCGACAGGTACGCCAGCAAGGACCTGCTGATTCTCGGCGCGCCGGGCAAGCAGCCGTTGCTGCAACGCTGGTCCGCGTCCATGCCGTTTTCGAGCGACGGCGACTCCCGCACGTTCCAGGTGTCGGACATCGTGTTCAAGCTCGAAGACTGGTGGCACGGCGAACGCGGTGTCGAACGCACGCCCGCGCGGGCGGACCTGACGCTCGTGAGT includes:
- the bcsB gene encoding cellulose biosynthesis cyclic di-GMP-binding regulatory protein BcsB — its product is MGNRMAKGNVERSSDERKGTGLRARLSGRSGSPRLMRGVACWLALQTALATPFASAAAAAQADVTASGAAGVTTTAAPALSATAATSATPPNAAAGGAPARVATGVGNVPAPSPAVPYDPNTIAQAQLATPTPALAASSVKALGIRTPTTAEPGTLVPGGRRQTLTFADLGALDPLQLRGTDGQNGVAFSVRGDEVVTGAILHLVYSYSPALLSNLSQLKVLVNGEVAATLPVPHEQAGILVARDVSIDPRFITEFNHLNVQLIGHYTTSCEDPANSALWATVSNASSLDLTYASLASKPDLAALPQPFFDRRDVRRLELPFVFPQKPGPGTLEAGGIVASWFGALAGYRGALFPAQLDNAPLSGNAVVFATDDQRPAGVTIPAISGPTIAVVDREAPARGKLLLVLGRTEAELKTAAKSLGIGQNTLTGPSATITRLNELAPRAPYDAPNWLPTNRAVRFGELADARDLTVSGYDADAVHVNLRVPPDLFMWHTKGAPIDLRYRYTVRPKTDRSSLNISVNNGFVGAMPIPAETASVFELSHYFAHVLPDKTAEASRMVYIPPLLLTPRTQLRLHFFYDIPNTGECHGRLLQNVVGAIDPNSTIDLSSFPHYMALPDLAAFANSGFPFTRMADLSETAVILPNDADSSDYSLYLLTMGRMGASTGYPATGVTVGTADDADRYASKDLLILGAPGKQPLLQRWSASMPFSSDGDSRTFQVSDIVFKLEDWWHGERGVERTPARADLTLVSSNGDALLTGFESPLQKNRSAVALVSAAGQSDADLSAALLDADVLPQIQGAMAVIHGRTVTITSNGEAYYVGHLSPQEYLRWALSSHPLLLMLGGVLAALIIAGLFYRTLRSIAARRLRD